In one window of Catalinimonas alkaloidigena DNA:
- a CDS encoding cellulase family glycosylhydrolase, with translation MRLTSYLLSATLLTAACTSTTTDSDADSTAADTSAMATKAAAPGERWTAERANQWYQEKGWQVGCDFIPSTAINQLEMWQAETFDPETIDRELGYAESIGFNSVRVYLHHLAWEIDKAGFKDRMTQYLDLADQHGISTMFCILDDVWSPTYAAGKQPDPKPGTHNSGWIQDPGQLIHDDSAATTALLETYVKDILTTFKDDDRVLLWDLYNEPGNSGWANRSMPLLEKMFQWGREVNPSQPLSAGVWNLDLKDLNEYQKAHSDVITYHNYGDKADHEKWIADLKPLGRPMLCTEYMARTRNSTFADILPMLKEENISAYNWGLVNGKTNTIYAWNTPIADGSEPDVWFHDIFRKDGTPYSQEEAALIKQVTSQP, from the coding sequence ATGAGACTTACTTCGTACCTATTGAGCGCTACTCTGCTGACCGCCGCCTGTACGTCGACGACGACCGACTCCGACGCCGATTCCACGGCGGCCGATACTTCGGCGATGGCAACAAAGGCAGCTGCGCCGGGGGAACGCTGGACCGCCGAGCGGGCCAACCAGTGGTACCAGGAAAAGGGCTGGCAGGTCGGCTGTGACTTCATTCCCAGCACGGCCATCAACCAGCTGGAAATGTGGCAGGCCGAGACGTTCGATCCGGAAACCATCGACCGGGAGCTGGGCTACGCCGAATCCATCGGGTTCAACTCCGTGCGCGTCTACCTGCACCACCTCGCCTGGGAAATCGACAAGGCCGGCTTCAAAGACCGCATGACGCAGTACCTCGACCTTGCCGACCAACACGGCATCTCCACCATGTTCTGCATTCTGGACGACGTGTGGAGCCCCACGTATGCCGCGGGCAAGCAACCCGACCCCAAGCCCGGCACGCACAATTCCGGCTGGATTCAGGACCCCGGTCAGTTGATTCACGACGATTCGGCGGCGACCACGGCCCTGCTCGAAACCTACGTGAAAGACATCCTGACCACCTTCAAAGACGACGACCGCGTGTTGCTTTGGGATCTGTACAACGAGCCGGGCAACTCGGGCTGGGCAAACCGGAGCATGCCGCTGTTGGAAAAAATGTTTCAGTGGGGACGTGAGGTGAACCCGTCGCAGCCGCTGTCGGCCGGGGTCTGGAACCTGGACCTGAAAGACCTGAACGAGTACCAGAAGGCCCATTCCGACGTGATCACCTATCACAACTACGGCGACAAGGCCGACCACGAAAAATGGATTGCCGACCTCAAGCCGCTGGGCCGCCCGATGCTCTGCACCGAATACATGGCCCGCACGCGCAACAGCACGTTTGCCGACATCCTGCCCATGCTGAAAGAAGAAAACATCAGTGCCTACAACTGGGGACTGGTCAACGGCAAAACCAACACGATCTACGCCTGGAACACCCCCATCGCCGACGGCTCGGAGCCGGACGTCTGGTTCCACGACATTTTCCGGAAAGACGGCACGCCCTATAGTCAGGAAGAAGCCGCACTGATCAAGCAAGTGACAAGCCAACCCTAA
- a CDS encoding beta-L-arabinofuranosidase domain-containing protein translates to MNYKALLSGAAAFSLTAFTLNLPAPAETEAYVPPVYGEVPLGSIRPEGWLRDQLVIMRNGTTGHLDEVYGKVKDDNGWLGGKGDGWEETPYWLDGAVPLAYLLDDKELQQKVKKYIDWTIDHQRPSGYFGPITPAERERGAEITVANCDAGEDWWPKMVMLKVIQQYYTATEDKRVIPFMQHYFDYQLQSLKACPIGKWTEWAQSRGADNVMMAQWLYGLTKEPKLLELAALIESQSFAWSEWLGSRDWVIAAAANQTDENWMHRHAVNVGMALKSPAVNYQRTGDQKFLKDIETGFQDLMTLHGLPMGVFSGDEDLHGNEPTQGTELCAIVESMFSLEQIIGITGDVHYMDALERMTFNALPPQTTDDYNAKQYFQVANQVQISRGVFDFSLPFNREMNNVLGMRSGYTCCLANMHQGWTKYAQHLWYTTADGGLAALEYGPNELTLKMGTSQTPVTIKETTNYPFEDQIQFEVVTKKAVQFPLQLRIPGWCDEAVISINGQEARREPGGQVITLDRTWKKGDRVTLQLPMPVRTSNWAKNSRAVERGPLVYALKLQERWEKGHDEKEGDYFSVFPEGDWNYGLLRKVVEQPQANLDVTVKPMPQSFVWNLAHAPVEITAPAKKIPGWQAVNGVAHQPVTEREGIYKGKVAAETEDITLVPYGCTKVRIVAFPVVPNESR, encoded by the coding sequence ATGAACTATAAAGCCCTCCTCTCGGGAGCCGCCGCTTTCTCCCTCACTGCTTTCACGCTCAATCTACCCGCTCCGGCCGAAACGGAGGCGTATGTGCCGCCGGTCTACGGGGAAGTGCCGCTGGGAAGCATCCGGCCGGAGGGATGGCTGCGCGACCAACTGGTGATCATGCGGAACGGGACGACGGGCCACCTCGATGAAGTGTACGGGAAGGTGAAGGACGACAACGGCTGGCTGGGCGGCAAAGGCGACGGCTGGGAAGAGACGCCCTACTGGCTGGACGGCGCGGTGCCGCTGGCGTATCTGCTGGACGACAAGGAGTTGCAGCAAAAGGTGAAAAAATACATCGACTGGACGATCGACCACCAACGGCCTTCCGGTTACTTCGGGCCGATCACCCCGGCGGAGCGGGAGCGGGGGGCGGAAATCACCGTGGCGAACTGTGACGCGGGAGAGGACTGGTGGCCCAAGATGGTGATGCTGAAGGTGATTCAGCAATACTATACCGCCACAGAGGACAAGCGCGTGATCCCGTTTATGCAGCACTATTTCGACTACCAGTTGCAGTCGCTGAAGGCGTGTCCGATCGGGAAGTGGACAGAGTGGGCGCAGTCGCGTGGAGCCGACAACGTGATGATGGCGCAGTGGCTCTACGGCCTCACGAAAGAGCCGAAGCTGCTCGAACTGGCCGCACTGATTGAGTCGCAGTCGTTTGCATGGAGCGAGTGGCTGGGCAGTCGCGACTGGGTGATTGCAGCGGCGGCCAACCAGACCGACGAAAACTGGATGCACCGCCACGCCGTGAACGTAGGCATGGCGCTGAAATCTCCGGCGGTGAATTACCAGCGGACCGGCGACCAGAAGTTTTTAAAAGACATCGAGACGGGATTTCAGGACCTGATGACGTTGCACGGCCTGCCGATGGGCGTCTTTTCCGGCGACGAAGATTTGCACGGCAACGAGCCGACGCAGGGCACCGAACTGTGTGCCATCGTAGAGTCGATGTTTTCGCTAGAGCAGATCATCGGCATCACGGGCGACGTGCACTACATGGACGCGCTGGAGCGGATGACCTTCAACGCCCTGCCGCCCCAAACCACTGACGATTACAACGCGAAGCAATACTTTCAGGTGGCGAATCAGGTGCAGATCAGCCGGGGCGTCTTCGACTTTTCGCTGCCCTTCAACCGGGAAATGAACAACGTGCTGGGGATGCGCAGCGGCTACACGTGCTGCCTCGCCAACATGCACCAGGGCTGGACCAAGTACGCGCAGCACCTCTGGTACACCACGGCCGACGGCGGACTGGCCGCATTGGAATACGGTCCGAACGAACTGACCCTTAAGATGGGTACGTCACAGACGCCGGTGACCATCAAAGAAACCACGAATTATCCGTTCGAAGACCAGATTCAGTTTGAGGTAGTAACCAAAAAGGCCGTACAGTTTCCGTTGCAGTTGCGCATTCCGGGGTGGTGTGACGAGGCCGTCATTTCGATCAACGGGCAAGAGGCGCGTCGGGAACCGGGTGGCCAGGTGATCACCCTCGACCGGACCTGGAAGAAAGGAGATCGCGTCACGCTGCAACTGCCTATGCCGGTTCGTACGTCGAACTGGGCGAAAAATTCCCGAGCGGTAGAGCGGGGTCCGCTGGTCTACGCCCTGAAACTTCAGGAGCGCTGGGAAAAAGGGCACGACGAAAAAGAAGGTGACTACTTCAGCGTCTTCCCCGAAGGGGACTGGAACTACGGCTTACTCCGAAAGGTCGTGGAACAGCCGCAGGCAAATCTGGACGTGACGGTGAAGCCCATGCCCCAATCATTCGTCTGGAACCTGGCCCATGCGCCTGTCGAGATCACGGCTCCGGCGAAGAAAATTCCGGGCTGGCAGGCCGTCAATGGCGTTGCGCACCAACCCGTCACCGAGCGGGAAGGCATCTACAAAGGCAAAGTAGCCGCTGAAACAGAAGACATTACGCTGGTGCCCTACGGCTGCACGAAAGTCCGGATCGTGGCGTTTCCGGTCGTCCCCAACGAATCACGATGA
- a CDS encoding family 43 glycosylhydrolase, which translates to MKKLLLCLGLAATAAGCQEPATTDQPDVDTTATATFTNPLLPSGADPWSIYHEGYYYYTHTTGRNVTLWKTSSLTALEKAPSKVVWTPPEGEAYSKEVWAPEIHFLNGAWYIYVAADDGHNRNHRMWVLENPSADPLEGEFRLKGQLKTPDDRWAIDGSVFEHRGQMYFVWSGWEGDENGEQDLYLAKLANPWTVEGERVRISRPTYDWETHGTIPNPGPDDKPEVLVNEGPQPLLHGDRVFVIFSASGCWTEYYALGMLSANADADLMDPASWHKHEEPVFRAENQNGTYAAGHNSFFTSPDGTENWILYHANPEAGQGCGGHRSPRMQPFTWTADGLPDFGTPVSLDEKLPIPSGEE; encoded by the coding sequence ATGAAAAAACTTCTTCTCTGTCTTGGGCTTGCCGCCACGGCGGCTGGCTGTCAGGAACCGGCCACGACCGATCAACCCGATGTGGATACGACGGCAACCGCTACGTTTACCAATCCGCTGTTGCCGTCCGGGGCCGATCCGTGGAGCATTTACCACGAGGGCTATTATTATTATACCCATACGACGGGCCGGAACGTGACCCTCTGGAAGACAAGTTCGCTGACTGCGCTCGAAAAGGCCCCCTCCAAAGTGGTCTGGACTCCGCCCGAGGGAGAAGCCTACTCGAAAGAGGTGTGGGCACCGGAAATCCATTTTCTCAACGGAGCGTGGTACATCTACGTCGCGGCCGACGACGGACACAACCGGAATCACCGCATGTGGGTCCTGGAAAACCCGTCGGCCGATCCGCTGGAGGGAGAATTTCGCCTCAAAGGGCAGTTGAAAACGCCTGACGACCGCTGGGCCATCGACGGCTCGGTGTTCGAGCACCGGGGGCAGATGTACTTCGTCTGGTCCGGGTGGGAAGGCGACGAAAATGGCGAACAGGATTTGTACCTCGCGAAGCTCGCTAACCCCTGGACGGTGGAAGGGGAGCGGGTGCGCATCTCCCGCCCCACGTACGACTGGGAAACCCACGGCACCATTCCGAATCCGGGACCGGACGACAAGCCCGAAGTTCTGGTGAACGAAGGCCCGCAACCGCTGCTGCACGGCGACAGGGTGTTCGTGATTTTCTCAGCGAGCGGGTGCTGGACCGAATACTACGCCCTGGGCATGCTTTCGGCCAACGCGGATGCCGACCTGATGGACCCCGCTTCCTGGCACAAGCACGAGGAGCCGGTGTTTCGGGCCGAAAATCAAAACGGCACGTATGCAGCCGGTCACAACTCCTTCTTTACGTCACCTGATGGCACCGAAAACTGGATTCTCTACCACGCCAATCCGGAGGCAGGGCAGGGGTGTGGTGGGCATCGGTCGCCCCGGATGCAGCCCTTTACCTGGACTGCCGACGGACTGCCCGATTTCGGCACCCCCGTATCTTTGGACGAAAAACTGCCCATCCCTTCGGGAGAAGAATAA